The Polaromonas sp. SP1 DNA window AGCTGATCGCACTCGACGAGCCGGCCGCCGGCATGAACGCAACGGAAAAAGTGCAGCTGCGCGAACTGATCGACCGCATCCGCAAGGACAACCGCACCATCTTGCTGATCGAGCACGACGTGAAGCTGGTCATGGGCCTGTGCGACCGCGTGACCGTGCTCGATTACGGCAAGCAAATCGCCGAAGGCGCGCCCGCGGATGTACAAAAAGACGAAAAAGTGATCACGGCCTATCTGGGCACGGGTCATTGAAGGAAAGCAAGAACATGGCAGCAAACACACTCCTGAAGGTGACCGGCCTGAAGGTCGCCTACGGCGGCATCCAGGCGGTCAAGGGCGTTGACTTCGAAGTCAACGACGGCGAACTGGTCACGCTCATCGGCTCCAACGGCGCCGGCAAGACCACCACCATGAAAGCCATCACCGGCACCCTGCCGATGCTGGACGGCGACATCGAATACCTGGGCAAGAGCATCAAGGGCCGCGGCGCCTGGGACCTCGTCAAGGAAGGCCTGGCTATGGTGCCGGAAGGCCGCGGCGTTTTCACCCGCATGACCATCACCGAAAACCTGCAGATGGGCGCTTACATCCGAAGCGACAAGGCGGGCGTTGCCGAAGATATCGAAAAGATGTTTGTGTTGTTCCCGCGCCTGCGTGAACGCAAAGACCAGCTGGCCGGCACCATGTCGGGCGGTGAGCAGCAGATGCTGGCCATGGGCCGCGCGCTGATGAGCCGTCCCAAGGTGCTGCTGCTGGACGAGCCGTCGATGGGCCTGTCGCCCATCATGGTCGACAAGATTTTCGAGGTCGTGAAAGATGTGTCCGCCCGCGGCGTGACGGTGCTGCTGGTCGAGCAAAACGCCAGCCGCGCACTGGGCATCGCCAACCGCGGCTACGTCATGGAATCGGGCAACGTCACCATGAACGGCGACGCGAAAGAGCTGCTCAACGACCCGCGCGTGCGGGCCGCCTACCTGGGCGAATAAACAAAGACGGCGGCGGGGCGCTGCGTGCGCCCGCTGCCGCCGCGCATTTCAGCCGTAACTTTTGCGGCCGGGCGCCGGGGCCTAAAGGCCTTGCGGCGCCATTTTTTTGCGCATAAAGTGCCAGTCAGGAAATGCGCAGTTCGCGCATCCACACGTCCCGCCAACACACCCGAGCAAAGGGAATTTCCATGAGCACCCACCTCGTTCGCACCGCCGCCGTGATCTTCGCCTTCCTGGCTTCGTCCTTTTTCACCGGCGCCTCGGCCCAGTCGCTGCGCTGCAAGGGCGACCTGGCGCAGATCGGCAACTCCAAAGGCACCATCCTGCAAAAGTGCGGTGAGCCCGTCATGAAAGACACGTTCTGCAAACCGGTGCAAAACACCAGCTCGACGACGACGCCCATCGTCACGCCGGCCGCGCCTGTGACCACGACCGGCAACTCCGCCAGCACCACCACCAATGTCACCGTCAACACCTGCCAGCAGGTCGAAGAGTGGACTTACAACCCGGGTTACGGACAGTTCATGACCATGCTGCTGTTTGAAGGTGGCTCGCTGGCCAGCATCCGCTACGGAGACCGCGTGACTCGTTGAGTCTCACAGCCGTTCAACAAAAAAGGCCGGTTCCCGCAAGGGACCGGCCTTTTTCATGGCTTGCCATGGGCGTGGAAGGATGTTGTGATTCAGGGAGGATGCTACATATTTGATAGCTGCTTGCCCATGCCCTTATTGGGCTACAGCCTCAAAACGCTTATAAAAACCGAAACAGCCAGCGTCAGTCAACTCTCGCCCCAGACGCTTTTACGACCTTCTCATACTTCACCAGCTCGCTCTTCATGAAAGCGCCGAACTGCTCAGGCGTGTTGCCTACCGGCTCGGCCATCAGCGTGGCGAAACGGGTTTTGGCTTCGGATGAGTTCAGCGCGGCCACAAAGGCCTGGTTGAGTTTGGCGACCACGTCTTTGGGTGTGGCGGCCGGTGCCACCAGGCCCCACCAGGTGTCGATCTCAAAGCCTTTGAGGGTTTCGGCCACGGCCGGCACGTCGGGCAACAGGGCGCTGCGTTTGGCGGTGGTGACCGCCAGGGCCTTCAGCTTGCCTGCCTTGATGTTGGCCGACGCGGTCGCGAGGTTGTCGAAGTTGAAATCGACCTGGCCGCTGAGCAGCGCCAGCTGCGCAGGGTTGCCGCCGTTGTAGGGAATGTGCAGCGCAAAGATGCCGGCCTGCGCCTTGAACATTTCGCCTGCCAGGTGACCGGCACTGCCGTTGCCGCCGCTGGCGTAATTGAGTTTGGCCGGGTTGGCTTTGGCGTAGCTGATGAGGTCGCCCAGCGAGTTGATGTTCAGGCGCCGCGCGGTGTCGGCGTTCATCACCAGCACATTGGGTACGCGCACCATCTGCGTGATGGGCGCGAAGTCGGTGGCCGCGTTGTACGGCATCTTGCTGTAAAGCCAGGGGTTGATGGCATGCGTGGCCACGGCGGAAATGCCGATCGTGAGGCCGTCGGGCTGCGCCTTGGCGATCGCGTCGACGCCGATATTGCCGCCGCCGCCGGGCTTGTTTTCAATGATGACGGTGCCCAGCGAATCCTTCACGCGTTCGGCCAGCAGGCGTGCGGTCACGTCGATGGGGCCACCGGCCGCGTAGGGCACGATGATGCGCATGACCTTGGGCTGGGCCAGCCCCAGGCTGGAGGAAAGGGCGAGTGCGGCGACGGCAAGCGTTTTTGCCAGGTTTTTCGCCAGGAAGGAGGGTGAGGGGGCGGTTCGGGTGTTCATGCCCCGATTGTTGCAAGAATCGCCGCTTTTGCCCCTAAGGCATTCCATTACCGGAGCGCGTGGCTCCGGCTCTGGTTCAGCGCGCCAGCTCAGGCCGTAGCCTGGGCTTTTTCCTTTTCGGTCACGAACGAGTCGGCATAAAACTCGTCTTCCGGCAGGCCCGCGGCGGTGTACGCCGCCTGGGCTGAGTCCACCACAATCGGCGCGCCGCAGGCATACACCTGGTAGCCCGACAGGTCGGCAAAATCTTCCAGCACCGCCTGGTGGACAAAACCTGTGCGGCCCGTCCAGTTGTCTTCAGGCAGGGCGTTGGAGATGACGGGCACATAACGCAGGCTCGGCATCTCGGCCGTCTTGGCTTTGACCCATTCGTCCATGTACAAATCGGACGGGCGGCGGCCGCCCCAGTACAGCACGGCCGGGCGCGTGATGCCCTTGAACTGCAGGTGCTCAATCAGCGCCTTGATGGGCGCAAAGCCCGTGCCCGAGGCCAGCAGCACCATGGGCTTGTCGCTGTCTTCACGCAGGTAAAAGCTGCCGAAGGGGCCTTCGATGCGCAGGATCTCTTTTTCCTTCATCGGGCCGAACACGTGCTCGGTGAACTTGCCGCCGGGCATGTGGCGGATGTGCAGTTCCACGCCGGGGTTGTCGGCCTGGGTGTGCGGCGCGTTGCCCATTGAATAGGCGCGGCGGTCGCCGTCGCGCAGCAAAAACTCCACATACTGGCCGGCGTGGTACTTGAAGACATCGCTGGCCGGCAGCTGCAGCCGCACCACCATCACGTCGTGCGACGCCTTGGCCAGGCTGTTGATGCGCACCGGCATCTTCTTGATGGGGAAGGCGCTTTCGTCGGTCACGTGGCGCGACTCGATCACGACGTCGGTCTGCGCCTTGGCGCAGCAGGTGAGGATGAAACCGGCGGCTTCTTCTTCAGGCGACAGGGCCTTGACCTGGTGCGTGCCGTGGATCACCGTGCCTTCGAGCTTTTTCGATTTGCAGGAGCCGCAGGCGCCGTCTTTACAGCCATAGGGCAGGCCGATGCCCTGGCGGATGGCGGCGGCCAGCAGGGCTTCGTCCACCTGGGCGACGAAAGTCCGGCCGCTGGGTTGCACGGTCACGTTAAAGCTCATATTCGGTATCCTTGGGGTATCTGTTCTCGACTCGGCCGGTTTCCCCGGCAACCCCCAATTTTGCCCTCAAACACGAACCCCTTAGGCGCGCTGCCTTTTCGCTTCCGCCGCGAGCGGATTTTGATCGTCGGTTGCGGCGATGTAGGCCTGCGCGTGGCCCGGCAGCTGCCGCGCAATGCGCGGGTCATGGCCCTGACGTCGTCAAGCGGCCGCGCGCCCGCCCTGCGGGCCGAAGGCATCACGCCGCTGCAGGGCAACCTGGACAAGGGCGCCAGCCTGCGCCGCCTGGCCGGGCTGGCCACCCGCGTGGTGCACCTGGCGCCGCCGCCCAACGAAAACCCCGACTGGCGCACCGACCCGCGCACGCTGGCGCTGCTGCGCGCCCTGCGCCTGCGCAGCCTGCCGCAGTCGCTGGTGTACGGCTCCACCAGCGGGGTGTATGGCGACTGTGCCGGCGAATGGGTCGGCGAAACGCGCCCGCTCAAGCCCCACACGCCGCGCGCCTGGCGCCGCGTGCATGCCGAAGCGCACCTGCGCCTCTTTGGCCGCGCCACCGGCACGCACGTGCACATCCTGCGCATCCCCGGCATCTACGCGCCCGACCGCGAAGGCGGCACGCCGCGCGGGCGTTTGCTCAAAGGCACGCCCGTGCTGCGCGCCGAAGACGACGTCTACACCAACCACATCCACGCCGACGACCTGGCCCGCGCCTGCCTGGCGGCGTTGTGGCGCGGCAAGCCGCAGCGCTCCAGCAATGCCAGCGACGACACGCAGATGAAGATGGGTGATTACTTTGACCTGGCAGCCGACCTGTATGGCTTGCCGCGCCCGCCGCGCCTGGCGCGCGACTCTGCGAAGGAGGAGCTGCCGCTGATGCTGCTGAGCTTCATGAGCGAGTCGCGGCGCCTGGACAACACGCGCCTGAAGCGCGAGCTGCGCGTGGAACTGCGCTACCCCACCGTGGCCGAGGGGCTGGCGTCACATTAGGTGAATTTGCTATAAAAAGTATAGCTAGAAGCCAATGAACTGCCTGGGATGGAGCCCGATTTCATTCATAAATCAAATGCCGGCGGGTTTCTTCAGCGTCAGCATGCGGTCCTGCGGCTTGAGCACGATGGTCTTGATGTCGGCGCCCTGCAGCACCGTGAGCCGGACTTCCGCATCCGGCGTGGGCCGGTCCCAAAGCTTTTTGTAGAACGCTTCCAGCGTGCCGACTTTGGCGTCGTCCACCGCCAGCACCACGTCACCCGCGCCCAGGCCCGCCAGGTCGGCCGGGCTCTCCTTGCTCACGCGCAGGATCTGTATGCGGCCGCCCTGGTCGTTGGAGGTAATGCCCAGCCAGGGCCGCCGGCTTTGTGCACTGGAGCCCGAGCGCTGCAGCTCCGAAAGAATGGGGCGCAGCAAATCCACCGGCACAAACATATTGCCCGGCAGGCGGCGGTTTTCGCCCGTCGCGTCCGACACGAAGAGTGAGCCAATGCCCATCAACTCGCCCCTCTGGTTAAAGAGCGGTGCCCCGCTGTGGTTGCCGCCGCTGGCCATTACCGGTGGGCTGGTGAAGAGCGCCGATTCGATGTGGTATTCCCAGCTGCCTGAAAACGCGCGCCGGCTGATCAGCCGCGTCATGCTCACGTCGCCGTCATCGTCGGCCTGCGGGCCCGTCATCGCCATCAGCGGCTCGCCGGCTTGTAAATCGCGGCTGCTGCCGAGCGGCGCCACGCCCACACCGCGCAGCGGCAGCAGCGGGCGCAACAGCCCAAAGCCGGTGGCCAGGTCGTAGGCCACAGCGCGCGCCGGCAGCGTGCGGTTGTCCTGGGTCACGACCTCGATCTGCTCGGCTTCGAGCATCAGGTAGCCGATGGTGAGGATCAACCCGTCGGGCGCGATCTGCACGCCTGAGCCGACGCGGTTGAGTCCCAGTGTTTCCGCAGAGCGCGCGCCGTCTGTTGCGGTGACCTTGACGCCGACCACCGCCGTGGTGGCGCGGGTCAATGCATCCATCATGGCCTGCGCTGCGGGTGGCTGCGCAGTGGCCGCGTGGGCGGTGCCGAGCAGCAGCGTGCTTGATAAGAGGAGGCAGAGCCAATGACGCAAGGTGCACATGACGGACTCCAGACGCGGCTGGAAGAACATACACACCCAGCAAGAGCCATCAGCCGCGAATCAAGAATGCGCCTTATTAAATGGCGTTGCAAGCGGCAGGGTCAAAAAACTAGCCGGAACCAACCACGACTAGCCTCGACGAGGTACGACGAAGCACAAATGCATTGAATCCTTTTGTGTGACATTTTGAAAACCAAAAATGCGGAAGCAGCTTTTAGATTTAAATGCCGCTTTTTACGTGACTGTCTTCATCCATTTAGAGGATTTTTCGATGCAAATTTTCGATGCGTCACGTCGAAATTTCAAAGGCCTCTAAGCATATTCCGTATTGCCAAATCAATGCAGAAAATAAGCGCGCTTTCGATAATTTTGAAGACTGAATGAGATACAGTTCGGAACAAATTCAGAGGGATTGCGCCTTGCACTTTAGGCGCTTTTTTGGATGCAAAACAACAGCAACAATTGGGGGGACTTGGTGCGCGGCATGCATGCAGCCGCGTGCGTGCCGTCGGCATCGCCTTCGATGCCGAACCCGGTTGAGCTGCAAGGCCGGAGCTTCAATTGACAGCTGCCGGCGCGGTGCCCCAGGACGTTTCCCCGCTGCTGGCCGCACCTGCGCCGGGAGGCGAGCAGCCTGCCGCCCCTGCCGCACACCATGCGCTGGCGGCCCTGTGCCTGGTGGCGCGCTTTCACCAGGTCGCGGCAGACCCCCAAACACTTGCCCATCAGCTGGGCGTATCGCCCAGTGACAACGTAGACGCGAGCATCCTGCTGCGCGCCGCCAAGCACCTCGGCCTCAAGGCCAAGCTGTCAAAGTCCAAACCTGATCGCTTGAAGCTGGTACCGCTGCCGGCGCTTGCCTTCCTCAAGCCTGCGGACGATGCCGGCGGCGACGCGCAGATGCGCACCGTGATCCTGGCGCAATGCGACGGCCAGCGGGTGCTGTTCCAGGATCCGGCCACACCCTCGAACCGGCCGACGATTGAATCGGTCGATGTGTTTGCCGGCCAATGGACGGGCGAGCTGATCCTCATCACCAGCCACGCCGCCCTCGCGGGTGAGCTGGCCAAGTTCGACTTCTCCTGGTTTGTGCCCAGCCTGGTGAAGCACCGCAAGCTGCTGGGCGAGGTGCTGCTCATCTCTTTCATGCTGCAACTCTTTGCGCTCATCAGCCCGCTGTTCTTTCAGGTCGTGATGGACAAGGTGCTGGTGCATCGCGGCCTCACCACGCTCGATGTGCTGGTCATCGGCCTGGTGGTCGTTGTCATGTTTGAAAGCCTGCTCAACGGCTTGCGCGCCTATGTGTTCAGCCACACCACCAGCCGCATCGACGTAGAACTGGGCGCGCGGCTCTTTCGCCACCTGGTGCAGTTGCCGCTGGCGTACTTTCAGGCGCGGCGCGTGGGGGATTCGGTGGCGCGTGTGCGCGAGCTGGAAAACATCCGCAGCTTCCTCACCGGCAACGCGCTCACCGTCGTGCTCGATGTGTTGTTCTCGGTCATCTTTATCGCGGTGATGCTGTTTTACAGCGTGCCGCTCACGCTGATCGTCATGGTCAGCCTGCCGCTGTACTTTGGCCTCAGCCTGGCGGTGGTGCCCATCCTGCGCCAGCGGCTGGATGTGAAATTTGCGCGCGGCGCCGAGAACCAGTCCATGCTGGTGGAGACCATCACCGGCATCCAGACCGTCAAAGCCAGCGCGCTGGAGCCCAGCTTCGGCAAGCGCTGGGACAACCAGCTCGCCGCGTACGTGAGCGCCAGCTTCAAAACGCAGAATCTCGCCACGTGGGCGCACGAAGGCATCAACCTCATCGGCAAGCTTGTGAACGCCGCCACGCTCTGGTACGGCGCGCACCTGGTGATGAACAACGAGCTCACCGTCGGCCAGTTTGTGGCCTTCAACATGTTTGCCCAGCGCGTGGCCCAGCCCATCATGCGCATGGCCCAGTTGTGGACGGACTTCCAGCAAACCGGCATCTCCGTCGCGCGGCTGGGCGACATCCTCAACACCCGCACCGAAGTGCCGCCCACCAGCGCCGCGCAGCTGCCGCCCGTCAAAGGCCGCATCACGCTGGACAACATCGTCTTCCGCTACCGGCCCGAGGCCCCGCCCGTGCTCCACGGCATCAGCCTGGATGTGAAGCCCGGCGAGATCATCGGCATCGTCGGCCGTTCAGGCTCCGGCAAAAGCACGCTGACCAAGCTGGTGCAGCGCCTTTATTCCCCCGAAGGCGGCCGCCTGCTGGTCGACGGCATCGACATCAGCCTGATCGACGCTGCCCAGCTGCGCCGGCAAGTGGGTGTGGTGCTGCAGGAAAACCTGCTCTTTAACCGCAGCGTGCGCGAGAACATCGCCATCACCGACCCGGCCGCGCCGATTGAAGCCGTGGTGCGCGTGGCGCAGCTGGCCGGTGCGCATGAATTCATCAGCGAGTTGCCCGAAGGCTACGACACGCATGTGGGAGAGCAGGGCTCATCGCTCAGCGGCGGGCAGCGCCAGCGCATCGCCATTGCGCGTGCGTTGTTTACCAACCCGCGCATCCTGATTTTTGACGAAGCCACCAGCGCGCTTGATTACGAGAGCGAAGCCATCATCCAGCGCAACATGGCCCACATCTGCAAGGGCCGCACCGTGCTCATCATTGCCCACCGCCTGAGCGCCGTGCGCCATGCGCACCGCATCATCGTGATGGACAAAGGCAAGATCGTCGAAGCCGGCCCGCACGATGCGTTGATCCAGAAGCCGCAAGGCCTGTACGCCCACCTGTGGCAGATGCAGGACGGCAAGCAACCGACGGAAGGGGCCTCGGCATGAGCCGCCCTGAAGACAACAAGCCGTCCGCACTGGAAGGCGTGCCGGCGACCGTCAGGGCCGAGGCCCCGTCCACGGCCGGTCCCAGCACCCATCAGATGGAGCAGACAGCCGCCAAGGTGGAAGACGTCACCGCCAAAGGCGAAGCGCCCGCAGCCGCACCCGAGGCGGCTGCCGTGCCCGACAAGCCCGTGCATCCCGTCATCGCGCTGCTCGCCCGCTACCGCGCCATCTTCGCCGCTGCCTGGGCGCACCGTGACGAACTGGCCGGCCCGCGCCGCCTGAGCGATGAAGCCGCCTTTTTGCCCGCCGCGCTCAGCCTGCAAGACACGCCGGTGCACCCAGCGCCGCGCCGCCTGGCCTACACCATCATGGCGTTGTTTGTGATTGCGCTGGTCTGGTCCATCTTCGGCAAGATCGACATCGTGGCCGTGGCCCCGGGGCGCGTGGTGGTGAGCGAACGCACCAAACTCATCCAGCCGCTGGAGAACAGCGTGGTCAAGGCCGTGCTCGTTAAAGACGGCGACCATGTGGTGGCCGGCCAGCCCCTGGTGGAGCTGGACCCGACCGCCGCCAGCGCCGACAAAACCACCGCACACGACCAGCAAAAAGCCGCCTTGTCCGAAGTGCTGCGCACCCGCGCCATTCAGCAGGCGCTACAAAATTTGCAGCAGCATACCCAGGCAGGACCTGGGCTGCAGGCCAAATACATGCCTGAGTTTCCCAAAGAATGGTCTGCGGCCGAGACTGCCGCCGCGCAGGCACAGTTGCAAGGCGAATGGGGCGACGTGACCGCCAAGCTCGCCAAACTCTCATCCGAGATCAGCCGCCGCCAGGCCGAGATCGTAACCGCGCAGGCCGTTGTTTCCAAACTCGAAACCACCGTGCCCATGGCCCAGGCGCGTGAGACCGACTTTAAAAAGCTGGTTGACCAGGGCTACATCTCAGGCCACGCCACGCAAGACAAAACCCGCGAACGCGTTGAGCTTGAGCGCGACCTGGCTACCCAGCGCGCCAACCTCCTGCAAACCCAGGCCACCCTGCGCGAAAGCGAAAACAGCCGCGCCGCCTACCTGGCCGAAGTGCGCCGCACACTGTATGAACGTGAAGCCCAGGCCGACCTCAAACGCCAGCAAGCCACACAAGAACAAGCCAAAGCCACCCAGCGCGAAAACCTCACCACCCTGAAAGCGCCCGTCGCCGGCGTGGTGCAGCAGCTAGCCATCCACACGACAGGCGGCGTCGTCACCGAAGCCCAGGCCCTGATGATCATCGTGCCCGAAGCCGCGCAAGTCACCGCCGAAGTCACGCTAGAGAACAAAGACATCGGCTTCGTAAACGCCGGCCAGGACGTCGCCGTCAAGCTCGAGACATTTCCCTTTACCCGCTACGGCACGGTGCCCGCCACGGTAAAGCTGGTGACAGCCGATGCAGTCAACGACGAAAAGCGCGGCGCAATTTTCCCCGTCACGCTGACCCTAAATACCAAACAGATCGACATAGACGGAAAGATGATCCAGCTCGTCCCCGGCATGAACCTGACCGCAGAGATCAAGACCGGGCAGCGGCGCGTGATTGAGTATTTGTTGAGCCCGATTCAGAGGGCTGGTAGTGAGAGTTTGAGGGAGAGATGAGCATGAGTACGGCGATGAAAAACGGCTGTTTCAAGGCAGAGCTTAAAAGGTCTGACCTACGCAGGCGAAGCAGTTTTTCGGTAAATACGTCATCGGTTTTTGGGTAGCTTAATGAAGTTATTTGAAGATATAAAACCGGGGCATGGAAACGGCCTAGATGCAGACCAACTGTTCCGAAAATTTCGCGCAAAAGAAACCGTGGCGCTGCTATGTGGGTGCTTGGTTATATGCGCCGCTGAAGTAATCCACAGAATTTACTTTTCGCAAGCGTTCAGTATTTGGAAGGTGCGGGGTGCTTTCATTCCGCTCATATCGATTCTCTCGATATCAAGCATGCTGATGTCTAGTTCACTGCAAAAAGAGCTGAACAAAAAGAAATTTCCGAATCCAGTAGAGCAACAGGTACTTTGCATCCGTCAGTTAATTGATCGTGACGATCCTGAG harbors:
- a CDS encoding CDP-6-deoxy-delta-3,4-glucoseen reductase encodes the protein MSFNVTVQPSGRTFVAQVDEALLAAAIRQGIGLPYGCKDGACGSCKSKKLEGTVIHGTHQVKALSPEEEAAGFILTCCAKAQTDVVIESRHVTDESAFPIKKMPVRINSLAKASHDVMVVRLQLPASDVFKYHAGQYVEFLLRDGDRRAYSMGNAPHTQADNPGVELHIRHMPGGKFTEHVFGPMKEKEILRIEGPFGSFYLREDSDKPMVLLASGTGFAPIKALIEHLQFKGITRPAVLYWGGRRPSDLYMDEWVKAKTAEMPSLRYVPVISNALPEDNWTGRTGFVHQAVLEDFADLSGYQVYACGAPIVVDSAQAAYTAAGLPEDEFYADSFVTEKEKAQATA
- a CDS encoding type I secretion system permease/ATPase, whose amino-acid sequence is MLAAPAPGGEQPAAPAAHHALAALCLVARFHQVAADPQTLAHQLGVSPSDNVDASILLRAAKHLGLKAKLSKSKPDRLKLVPLPALAFLKPADDAGGDAQMRTVILAQCDGQRVLFQDPATPSNRPTIESVDVFAGQWTGELILITSHAALAGELAKFDFSWFVPSLVKHRKLLGEVLLISFMLQLFALISPLFFQVVMDKVLVHRGLTTLDVLVIGLVVVVMFESLLNGLRAYVFSHTTSRIDVELGARLFRHLVQLPLAYFQARRVGDSVARVRELENIRSFLTGNALTVVLDVLFSVIFIAVMLFYSVPLTLIVMVSLPLYFGLSLAVVPILRQRLDVKFARGAENQSMLVETITGIQTVKASALEPSFGKRWDNQLAAYVSASFKTQNLATWAHEGINLIGKLVNAATLWYGAHLVMNNELTVGQFVAFNMFAQRVAQPIMRMAQLWTDFQQTGISVARLGDILNTRTEVPPTSAAQLPPVKGRITLDNIVFRYRPEAPPVLHGISLDVKPGEIIGIVGRSGSGKSTLTKLVQRLYSPEGGRLLVDGIDISLIDAAQLRRQVGVVLQENLLFNRSVRENIAITDPAAPIEAVVRVAQLAGAHEFISELPEGYDTHVGEQGSSLSGGQRQRIAIARALFTNPRILIFDEATSALDYESEAIIQRNMAHICKGRTVLIIAHRLSAVRHAHRIIVMDKGKIVEAGPHDALIQKPQGLYAHLWQMQDGKQPTEGASA
- a CDS encoding DUF2845 domain-containing protein, yielding MSTHLVRTAAVIFAFLASSFFTGASAQSLRCKGDLAQIGNSKGTILQKCGEPVMKDTFCKPVQNTSSTTTPIVTPAAPVTTTGNSASTTTNVTVNTCQQVEEWTYNPGYGQFMTMLLFEGGSLASIRYGDRVTR
- a CDS encoding ABC transporter ATP-binding protein translates to MAANTLLKVTGLKVAYGGIQAVKGVDFEVNDGELVTLIGSNGAGKTTTMKAITGTLPMLDGDIEYLGKSIKGRGAWDLVKEGLAMVPEGRGVFTRMTITENLQMGAYIRSDKAGVAEDIEKMFVLFPRLRERKDQLAGTMSGGEQQMLAMGRALMSRPKVLLLDEPSMGLSPIMVDKIFEVVKDVSARGVTVLLVEQNASRALGIANRGYVMESGNVTMNGDAKELLNDPRVRAAYLGE
- a CDS encoding HlyD family type I secretion periplasmic adaptor subunit, which gives rise to MSRPEDNKPSALEGVPATVRAEAPSTAGPSTHQMEQTAAKVEDVTAKGEAPAAAPEAAAVPDKPVHPVIALLARYRAIFAAAWAHRDELAGPRRLSDEAAFLPAALSLQDTPVHPAPRRLAYTIMALFVIALVWSIFGKIDIVAVAPGRVVVSERTKLIQPLENSVVKAVLVKDGDHVVAGQPLVELDPTAASADKTTAHDQQKAALSEVLRTRAIQQALQNLQQHTQAGPGLQAKYMPEFPKEWSAAETAAAQAQLQGEWGDVTAKLAKLSSEISRRQAEIVTAQAVVSKLETTVPMAQARETDFKKLVDQGYISGHATQDKTRERVELERDLATQRANLLQTQATLRESENSRAAYLAEVRRTLYEREAQADLKRQQATQEQAKATQRENLTTLKAPVAGVVQQLAIHTTGGVVTEAQALMIIVPEAAQVTAEVTLENKDIGFVNAGQDVAVKLETFPFTRYGTVPATVKLVTADAVNDEKRGAIFPVTLTLNTKQIDIDGKMIQLVPGMNLTAEIKTGQRRVIEYLLSPIQRAGSESLRER
- a CDS encoding S1C family serine protease — its product is MCTLRHWLCLLLSSTLLLGTAHAATAQPPAAQAMMDALTRATTAVVGVKVTATDGARSAETLGLNRVGSGVQIAPDGLILTIGYLMLEAEQIEVVTQDNRTLPARAVAYDLATGFGLLRPLLPLRGVGVAPLGSSRDLQAGEPLMAMTGPQADDDGDVSMTRLISRRAFSGSWEYHIESALFTSPPVMASGGNHSGAPLFNQRGELMGIGSLFVSDATGENRRLPGNMFVPVDLLRPILSELQRSGSSAQSRRPWLGITSNDQGGRIQILRVSKESPADLAGLGAGDVVLAVDDAKVGTLEAFYKKLWDRPTPDAEVRLTVLQGADIKTIVLKPQDRMLTLKKPAGI
- a CDS encoding SDR family oxidoreductase, whose amino-acid sequence is MPSNTNPLGALPFRFRRERILIVGCGDVGLRVARQLPRNARVMALTSSSGRAPALRAEGITPLQGNLDKGASLRRLAGLATRVVHLAPPPNENPDWRTDPRTLALLRALRLRSLPQSLVYGSTSGVYGDCAGEWVGETRPLKPHTPRAWRRVHAEAHLRLFGRATGTHVHILRIPGIYAPDREGGTPRGRLLKGTPVLRAEDDVYTNHIHADDLARACLAALWRGKPQRSSNASDDTQMKMGDYFDLAADLYGLPRPPRLARDSAKEELPLMLLSFMSESRRLDNTRLKRELRVELRYPTVAEGLASH
- a CDS encoding tripartite tricarboxylate transporter substrate binding protein, encoding MNTRTAPSPSFLAKNLAKTLAVAALALSSSLGLAQPKVMRIIVPYAAGGPIDVTARLLAERVKDSLGTVIIENKPGGGGNIGVDAIAKAQPDGLTIGISAVATHAINPWLYSKMPYNAATDFAPITQMVRVPNVLVMNADTARRLNINSLGDLISYAKANPAKLNYASGGNGSAGHLAGEMFKAQAGIFALHIPYNGGNPAQLALLSGQVDFNFDNLATASANIKAGKLKALAVTTAKRSALLPDVPAVAETLKGFEIDTWWGLVAPAATPKDVVAKLNQAFVAALNSSEAKTRFATLMAEPVGNTPEQFGAFMKSELVKYEKVVKASGARVD